A DNA window from Danio aesculapii chromosome 14, fDanAes4.1, whole genome shotgun sequence contains the following coding sequences:
- the LOC130240566 gene encoding complexin-1, producing MNFVMKQALGGATKDMGKMLGGEEEKDPDAERKEEERQEALRQQEEERKAKYAKMEAERESVRQGIRDKYGIKKKEEKEAEAAAALEQAAEGSLTRPKKAIPAGCGDEEEEEESIVDTVMKFLPGPLQDIFNKK from the exons GCGCCACTAAAGACATGGGGAAGATGCTGGGCGGTGAGGAGGAGAAGGATCCGGATGCGGAGCGGAAGGAGGAGGAGCGGCAGGAGGCGCTGCGGCAGCAGGAGGAGGAGCGCAAGGCCAAATACGCCAAGATGGAGGCGGAGAGAGAGTCTGTGCGCCAGGGCATCCGGGACAAg tatgGGATAAAGAAGAAGGAGGAGAAGGAGGCGGAGGCAGCAGCAGCACTGGAGCAGGCAGCAGAGGGGAGTCTGACCCGACCCAAGAAGGCCATTCCAGCCGGCTGCGGagacgaggaggaggaggaggagagcatCGTGGACACCGTGATGAAGTTCCTGCCCGGACCCCTGCAGGACATCTTCAACAAGAAGTAG